The following coding sequences are from one Kosakonia sp. H02 window:
- the ubiH gene encoding 2-octaprenyl-6-methoxyphenyl hydroxylase produces MSVIIVGGGMAGATLALAISHLTQGKLAVHLVEANAPGALDHPGFDARAIALAAGTCQQLARVGIWQALASCATPISTVHVSDRGHAGFVTLSAADYRIDALGQVVELHDVGQRLFTLLQEAPGVTLHCPARVSSFTRNEQQVTVTLENGEHLAGELLVAADGSRSAIAGQLGVEWQQAPYHQAAVIANITTSVAHQGRAFERFTEHGPLAMLPMSQGRCSLVWCHPLENQQQVASWSDERFCHELQKAFGWRLGRILHAGKRSVYPLTLTTTSSPVSHRAVLVGNAAQTLHPIAGQGFNLSMRDVMTLAETLSDAWLEQKDAGSYPVLLRYRQRRQADKNATIGVTDGLVHLFANRWAPLVVGRNLGLMAMELFTPARDVLAQRTLGWVAR; encoded by the coding sequence ATGAGTGTGATTATCGTTGGTGGTGGCATGGCTGGTGCAACGCTTGCGCTGGCGATTTCACATCTGACGCAAGGTAAGCTTGCTGTTCATCTGGTGGAAGCCAATGCTCCCGGAGCGCTGGACCACCCTGGTTTCGATGCCCGCGCCATTGCGCTTGCGGCGGGGACCTGCCAACAACTGGCGCGCGTTGGTATCTGGCAGGCGCTTGCCTCCTGCGCAACACCGATTTCCACCGTGCATGTCAGCGATCGGGGGCACGCCGGTTTTGTCACGCTTTCGGCGGCAGATTATCGTATTGACGCCCTCGGCCAGGTGGTTGAGCTACACGATGTCGGGCAGCGACTGTTTACCCTGTTACAGGAAGCCCCCGGCGTTACGCTTCATTGCCCTGCGCGGGTCAGCAGTTTTACCCGTAATGAGCAACAGGTCACTGTGACGCTGGAAAATGGCGAGCATCTTGCGGGTGAATTACTGGTCGCCGCAGACGGTTCCCGTTCGGCAATTGCCGGGCAACTGGGTGTCGAGTGGCAGCAGGCGCCGTATCATCAGGCTGCGGTTATCGCCAATATCACCACGTCTGTTGCCCATCAGGGGCGCGCGTTTGAACGTTTTACTGAACACGGTCCGCTGGCGATGTTACCGATGTCGCAGGGGCGTTGTTCACTGGTGTGGTGCCATCCGCTGGAAAATCAGCAGCAGGTGGCAAGCTGGTCTGATGAACGTTTCTGCCATGAGCTGCAAAAAGCGTTCGGCTGGCGTCTTGGGCGCATCTTACATGCGGGCAAGCGCAGTGTTTATCCGCTGACGTTGACCACCACATCTTCTCCCGTTTCCCATCGCGCCGTGCTGGTCGGCAATGCCGCGCAGACGCTGCATCCTATCGCCGGGCAGGGGTTTAACCTCAGCATGCGTGATGTGATGACGCTGGCGGAAACGCTGTCCGATGCCTGGCTGGAGCAGAAAGATGCTGGCAGCTATCCGGTGCTATTACGTTATCGCCAGCGTCGGCAGGCTGATAAAAATGCCACCATTGGCGTGACCGACGGGCTGGTGCATCTGTTCGCCAACCGCTGGGCACCGCTGGTGGTCGGGCGGAATCTTGGGCTAATGGCAATGGAATTATTCACCCCGGCGCGTGATGTGCTGGCGCAACGAACCCTCGGTTGGGTCGCCCGTTAA
- a CDS encoding 5-formyltetrahydrofolate cyclo-ligase — translation MTQLPDLPSSSRQEIRKIIRKRRREITREQQVHFAERAAAHMMAWPPVVMAHTVALFLSFDGELDTQPLIEQLWRSGKRVFLPVLHPFSPGNLLFMHYHPRSELVINRLKIQEPKLDVRDVLPLSQLDVLITPLVAFDNQGQRLGMGGGFYDRTLQNWRRYNLQPVGYAHDCQRVDTLPVEKWDIPLPAVVTPSKVWEW, via the coding sequence ATGACGCAACTTCCTGATTTACCCTCGTCGTCACGACAAGAAATCCGCAAAATTATTCGCAAGCGTCGCCGGGAAATTACCCGCGAGCAGCAGGTGCATTTTGCCGAGCGCGCCGCAGCCCACATGATGGCCTGGCCGCCAGTGGTAATGGCGCACACCGTTGCGCTGTTTCTCTCGTTTGATGGTGAACTCGACACCCAACCGCTGATAGAGCAACTCTGGCGCAGCGGCAAACGTGTGTTCCTTCCCGTACTGCATCCTTTTAGCCCCGGGAACCTGCTTTTTATGCACTATCATCCGCGCAGCGAACTGGTGATTAACCGCCTGAAAATTCAGGAACCTAAACTGGATGTGCGTGATGTGCTGCCATTAAGCCAGCTTGATGTGTTGATTACGCCGCTGGTAGCCTTTGATAACCAAGGGCAGCGTTTAGGCATGGGCGGCGGTTTTTACGATCGCACCTTACAAAACTGGCGTAGATATAACCTGCAACCGGTCGGCTACGCGCATGATTGCCAGCGCGTGGACACATTGCCCGTCGAGAAATGGGATATCCCGCTGCCTGCGGTAGTGACACCGTCTAAAGTGTGGGAGTGGTAA
- the ubiI gene encoding FAD-dependent 2-octaprenylphenol hydroxylase: protein MQSVDVAIVGGGMVGLALACGLQGSGLRVAVLEQSVPEPLVADAPPALRVSAINAASEKLLTHLGVWSTIIAGRVGRYHGMEVWEKDSFGRITFDDQSMGYSHLGYIIENALIHQALWEKAQQCQDVTLIAPAELQQVAWGENDAFLTLKDGTMLTARLVVGADGANSWLRNKADIPLTFWDYHHHALVATIRTDEPHQAVARQVFHNDGILAFLPLSDPHLCSIVWSLPPEQAKAMQEASDESFNQALCVAFDNRLGLCHLESERQIYPLTGRYARQFAGHRLALVGDAAHTIHPLAGQGVNLGFMDVAELTTELRRLNREGKDIGQHLYLRRYERSRKHSAALMLAGMQGFRELFAGANPAKKLLRDIGLKLADTLPGVKTQLLRQAMGLNDQPEWLR, encoded by the coding sequence GTGCAGAGTGTTGATGTTGCGATTGTTGGCGGCGGCATGGTAGGGCTGGCGCTGGCCTGCGGGTTACAGGGCAGTGGCTTACGTGTTGCAGTACTGGAGCAGTCTGTTCCTGAACCTTTGGTCGCGGATGCGCCCCCGGCGTTGCGCGTGTCGGCCATTAACGCCGCCAGCGAAAAGCTGCTGACGCATCTTGGCGTCTGGTCGACGATTATCGCCGGACGTGTCGGCCGTTATCACGGTATGGAAGTGTGGGAAAAAGACAGCTTTGGGCGCATCACCTTCGACGACCAGAGCATGGGTTACAGTCATCTTGGCTACATTATTGAAAACGCGCTGATTCACCAGGCGCTGTGGGAAAAGGCGCAGCAGTGCCAGGATGTTACTCTCATCGCACCGGCGGAACTCCAGCAAGTGGCGTGGGGTGAAAACGATGCGTTTCTGACCCTGAAAGATGGCACCATGCTGACCGCCCGGCTGGTGGTCGGCGCAGATGGGGCAAACTCCTGGCTGCGTAATAAAGCAGATATTCCGCTGACCTTTTGGGATTACCATCATCACGCGCTGGTGGCGACAATCCGCACCGATGAGCCGCATCAGGCCGTGGCGCGTCAGGTGTTTCATAACGATGGCATTCTCGCCTTTCTACCGCTCAGCGACCCGCATTTGTGCTCTATTGTCTGGTCGCTGCCGCCCGAACAGGCGAAGGCGATGCAGGAAGCCAGCGACGAATCCTTCAATCAGGCGCTATGCGTGGCTTTTGATAACCGCCTCGGCCTGTGCCACCTCGAGAGCGAACGCCAGATTTACCCGCTCACCGGGCGCTATGCGCGCCAGTTCGCCGGGCACCGTCTGGCGCTGGTGGGCGACGCTGCGCACACCATTCACCCTTTAGCAGGGCAGGGCGTGAATCTCGGCTTTATGGATGTGGCGGAGCTTACCACTGAGTTGCGCCGCCTGAACCGTGAAGGCAAAGATATCGGCCAGCATCTTTATTTGCGTCGCTACGAGCGTAGCCGCAAGCACAGCGCGGCGTTAATGCTGGCAGGGATGCAGGGTTTTCGTGAACTCTTTGCCGGGGCAAACCCGGCGAAAAAGCTGCTGCGCGATATCGGTTTGAAACTGGCCGATACCCTTCCCGGTGTTAAAACACAGTTGTTACGTCAGGCGATGGGCCTTAACGACCAGCCGGAGTGGTTACGTTAA
- the pepP gene encoding Xaa-Pro aminopeptidase, translating to MTQLEFLRRRQTLLAQMVPGSAALIFAAPEATRSADSEYPYRQNSDFWYFTGFNEPEAVLVLIKSDDTHNHSVIFNRVRDKTAEIWFGRRLGQDAAPEKLSVDRALAFPEINDHLYQLLNGLDAVYHAQGEYAYADTIVFTALDKLRKGSRQNMTAPATLTDWRPIVHEMRLFKSAEEIEVLRRAGEISALAHTRAMQVCRPGMFEYQLEGEIQHEFNRHGARFPSYNTIVGAGENGCILHYTENESQMRDGDLVLIDAGCEYQGYAGDITRTFPVNGKFTPAQREIYDIVLASLERALELFRPGTSIQEVTGEVVRIMITGLVKLGILHGEVDELVAENAHRPFFMHGLSHWLGLDVHDVGVYGQDRSRELAPGMVLTVEPGLYIAPDADVPEQYRGIGIRVEDDIVITEKGNENLTASVVKKAEDIEALMAKARS from the coding sequence ATGACCCAGCTTGAGTTTCTCCGTCGCCGCCAGACATTACTGGCGCAGATGGTTCCGGGCAGCGCCGCGTTAATCTTCGCCGCGCCGGAAGCAACCCGCAGCGCAGACAGCGAATACCCCTATCGCCAGAACAGCGATTTCTGGTATTTCACCGGTTTTAACGAGCCGGAAGCGGTGCTGGTGCTGATAAAAAGCGATGACACCCACAACCACAGCGTGATCTTCAACCGCGTGCGCGACAAAACCGCTGAAATCTGGTTTGGCCGCCGTCTGGGCCAGGACGCCGCGCCGGAAAAACTCAGCGTTGATCGCGCGCTGGCCTTCCCGGAAATAAACGATCATCTCTATCAACTGCTCAACGGGCTCGACGCGGTTTATCACGCCCAGGGTGAATACGCTTACGCGGACACCATTGTCTTTACCGCGCTCGATAAGCTGCGCAAAGGGTCGCGGCAAAACATGACCGCGCCCGCCACGCTAACCGACTGGCGTCCGATTGTGCATGAAATGCGCCTGTTTAAATCTGCTGAAGAGATTGAGGTGTTGCGCCGCGCAGGCGAAATCTCTGCCCTGGCGCACACACGCGCCATGCAGGTGTGCCGCCCTGGTATGTTTGAGTACCAGCTCGAAGGCGAAATTCAGCATGAATTCAACCGCCATGGCGCACGTTTTCCCTCCTATAACACCATCGTTGGCGCAGGGGAAAACGGCTGCATCCTGCATTACACGGAAAACGAAAGCCAGATGCGCGACGGCGATCTGGTGCTGATTGATGCCGGGTGCGAATACCAGGGATATGCCGGGGATATCACCCGCACCTTCCCGGTAAACGGCAAATTTACCCCCGCGCAGCGCGAGATTTACGACATTGTGCTGGCCTCCCTTGAGCGCGCCCTTGAACTCTTCCGTCCAGGCACCTCGATTCAGGAAGTGACCGGCGAAGTGGTGCGCATCATGATTACCGGGCTGGTGAAGCTTGGCATTCTGCACGGAGAAGTGGACGAGTTGGTGGCGGAAAACGCCCATCGCCCGTTCTTTATGCATGGCCTGAGCCACTGGCTGGGGCTGGATGTGCATGACGTCGGCGTTTACGGCCAGGATCGCTCTCGTGAGCTGGCTCCCGGCATGGTGCTGACCGTTGAACCCGGTCTCTATATCGCACCGGATGCCGATGTGCCGGAGCAGTATCGCGGGATCGGTATTCGTGTAGAAGACGACATTGTTATCACCGAAAAGGGCAACGAGAACCTCACCGCCAGCGTGGTGAAAAAAGCAGAAGATATTGAGGCGCTGATGGCGAAAGCGCGTTCATGA
- a CDS encoding YecA family protein produces the protein MSIQNEMPGYNDVGQLLNQQGVGLLPAEMHGLIAGILCGGNKDSSWQPLLHDLTNEGLAFGHELAQALRNVHAATSDSLEDDGFLFQLYLPDGDDVSVFDRADALAGWVNHFLLGLGVTQPKLDKVTGETGEAIDDLRNIAQLGYDEDEDQEELEMSLEEIIEYVRVAALLCHDTFTRQQPTAPEVRKPTLH, from the coding sequence ATGTCAATACAGAACGAAATGCCTGGTTACAACGATGTAGGCCAGTTACTCAACCAACAAGGCGTGGGATTGCTTCCTGCTGAAATGCACGGGCTTATCGCGGGGATACTCTGCGGCGGTAATAAAGACAGTTCATGGCAGCCGCTGCTGCATGATTTAACCAACGAGGGGCTGGCTTTTGGCCACGAACTGGCGCAGGCGCTGCGCAATGTGCATGCCGCCACCAGCGACTCCCTCGAAGACGATGGTTTCCTGTTTCAGCTCTATTTGCCGGATGGCGATGACGTCAGCGTGTTTGACCGCGCCGATGCGCTGGCCGGTTGGGTGAACCATTTTCTGCTGGGCTTGGGGGTCACACAGCCGAAGCTCGACAAAGTAACGGGCGAAACCGGCGAAGCGATTGATGACCTGCGCAACATCGCGCAACTGGGCTACGACGAAGACGAAGATCAGGAAGAGCTGGAAATGTCGCTTGAAGAGATCATCGAATACGTCCGCGTTGCGGCACTGCTGTGCCACGATACCTTCACGCGCCAGCAACCGACCGCACCGGAAGTGCGCAAGCCAACGTTACACTAA
- the serA gene encoding phosphoglycerate dehydrogenase — MAKVSLEKDKIKFLLVEGVHQKAVESLRAAGYTNIEFHKGALDTAQLKESIRDAHFIGLRSRTQLTEDVIAAAEKLVAIGCFCIGTNQVNLDAAAKRGIPVFNAPFSNTRSVAELVIGELLLLMRGIPEANAKAHRGIWNKLAAGSYEARGKKLGIIGYGHIGTQLGILAESLGMHVFFYDIENKLPLGNATQVQHLSDLLNMSDVVSLHVPENASTKNMIGVEELALMKPGALLINAARGTVVDIPALCDALKRKHLAGAAIDVFPTEPATNSDPFDSPLCEFDNVLLTPHIGGSTQEAQENIGLEVAGKLIKYSDNGSTLSAVNFPEVSLPLHGGRRLLHIHENRPGVLTSLNQIFASQNINIAAQYLQTTPYMGYVVVDIEADEDVAQKALQSMKAIPGTIRSRLLF; from the coding sequence ATGGCAAAGGTATCACTGGAGAAAGACAAGATTAAATTTCTGCTCGTTGAAGGGGTGCACCAGAAAGCGGTCGAAAGCCTTCGTGCGGCGGGTTACACCAACATTGAATTCCACAAAGGCGCGCTGGACACGGCGCAACTGAAAGAGTCCATCCGTGATGCTCACTTTATTGGCCTGCGATCCCGTACTCAACTGACTGAAGATGTCATCGCCGCGGCGGAAAAATTGGTCGCCATCGGCTGTTTCTGTATCGGTACCAACCAGGTCAACCTTGATGCGGCTGCCAAACGCGGCATTCCGGTATTCAACGCGCCATTCTCTAACACCCGTTCCGTCGCCGAATTGGTGATTGGCGAGTTGCTGCTGCTGATGCGCGGGATCCCGGAAGCAAACGCTAAAGCGCACCGCGGTATCTGGAACAAACTGGCGGCCGGTTCGTATGAAGCGCGCGGTAAAAAACTGGGCATCATCGGTTACGGTCATATCGGTACGCAACTGGGTATCCTCGCTGAATCGCTGGGGATGCACGTTTTCTTCTATGACATTGAAAACAAACTCCCGCTTGGTAACGCCACCCAGGTGCAGCACCTTTCCGATCTGCTGAACATGAGCGATGTGGTGAGCCTGCATGTGCCGGAAAACGCGTCGACAAAAAATATGATTGGCGTCGAAGAGCTGGCACTGATGAAACCGGGTGCGCTGCTGATTAACGCCGCACGCGGTACGGTGGTGGATATTCCGGCTTTGTGTGACGCGCTGAAGCGCAAACATCTGGCGGGCGCGGCGATCGACGTCTTCCCGACAGAACCTGCAACCAACAGCGATCCGTTTGATTCGCCGCTGTGCGAGTTCGACAACGTACTGTTGACCCCGCATATCGGTGGCTCAACGCAGGAAGCGCAGGAAAATATCGGCCTGGAAGTCGCCGGTAAATTGATCAAATATTCCGACAATGGTTCAACGCTGTCGGCAGTGAATTTCCCGGAAGTTTCTTTGCCGCTGCACGGTGGCCGCCGCTTGCTGCATATCCACGAAAACCGCCCGGGCGTGCTGACCTCGCTCAACCAAATCTTCGCCAGCCAGAACATCAACATCGCGGCGCAGTATCTGCAAACCACGCCGTATATGGGCTATGTGGTGGTGGATATTGAGGCGGATGAAGACGTGGCGCAGAAAGCGCTGCAAAGCATGAAAGCCATTCCGGGAACCATCCGTAGCCGTCTGCTGTTCTGA
- the zapA gene encoding cell division protein ZapA, which yields MSAQPVDIQIFGRSLRVNCPPEQRDALNQAAEDLNQRLQDLKVRTRVTNTEQLVFIAALNISYELTQEKAKTREYAASMEQRIRMLQQTIEQALLDQGRITERPGPKFE from the coding sequence ATGTCTGCACAACCCGTCGATATCCAAATTTTTGGCCGTTCACTGCGAGTGAACTGCCCACCTGAGCAGCGAGATGCGCTGAATCAGGCTGCGGAAGATCTGAATCAGCGGTTGCAAGATCTCAAGGTACGCACTAGAGTCACAAATACTGAGCAGTTGGTGTTTATCGCCGCGTTGAACATCAGTTACGAGCTGACTCAGGAAAAGGCAAAAACCCGCGAATACGCCGCCAGCATGGAACAGCGTATTCGGATGTTACAGCAGACCATCGAACAGGCATTGCTTGATCAGGGTCGCATAACAGAAAGGCCGGGACCGAAGTTTGAATAA